DNA sequence from the Streptomyces sp. NBC_01497 genome:
ACGTCGACATGCCAGGTCACGCCGACTACATCAAGAACATGGTCACCGGCGCCGCGCAGCTCGACGGGGCGATCCTCGTCGTGTCCGCGCTCGACGGGATCATGCCGCAGACGGCCGAGCACGTCCTGCTGGCCCGCCAGGTCGGCGTCGACCACATCGTCGTCGCCCTCAACAAGGCGGACGCGAGCGACGACGAGCTCACCGACCTCGTGGAGCTGGAGGTGCGCGAGCTCCTGAGCGCGCACGGCTACGGCGGGGACACCGCCCCGGTCGTGCGGGTCTCCGGACTCCGCGCGCTCGACGGCGACCCCCGCTGGACCGGCGCGATCGAGGCGCTGCTCGACGCCGTCGACACGTACGTGCCGACACCCGTGCGGTACACCGACGCGCCGTTCCTGCTCCCCGTGGAGAACGTCCTGACGATCACCGGACGCGGCACCGTCGTCACCGGCGCCGTCGAGCGCGGCACCGTGCGCGTCGGCGACCGGGTGACGGTGCTCGGCGCGGACGCCGGGCCGCACACGACCACCGTCACCGGCCTGGAGACCTTCGGCAAGCCGATGGACCTGGCGCAGGCGGGGGACAACGTGGCGCTGCTGCTGCGGGGGCTCTCCCGCGACGCGGTGCGCCGCGGCCAGGTGGTCGCCGAGCCCGGCAGCGTGACGCCGAGCCGTCGCTTCACCGCGCGGGTGTACGTGCTGTCCGCGGCGGAGGGCGGTCGCACCACCCCGGTCGCCACCGGTTACCGGCCGCAGTTCTACATCAGGACGGCGGACGT
Encoded proteins:
- the tuf gene encoding elongation factor Tu, with translation MPKTAYVRTKPHLNIGTMGHVDHGKTTLTAAITKVLSARGGATYVPFGRIDRAPEEAARGITINIAHVEYETGTRHYAHVDMPGHADYIKNMVTGAAQLDGAILVVSALDGIMPQTAEHVLLARQVGVDHIVVALNKADASDDELTDLVELEVRELLSAHGYGGDTAPVVRVSGLRALDGDPRWTGAIEALLDAVDTYVPTPVRYTDAPFLLPVENVLTITGRGTVVTGAVERGTVRVGDRVTVLGADAGPHTTTVTGLETFGKPMDLAQAGDNVALLLRGLSRDAVRRGQVVAEPGSVTPSRRFTARVYVLSAAEGGRTTPVATGYRPQFYIRTADVVGDVDLGAGAVARPGDTVTMTVELGRDVPLEAGLGFAIREGGRTVGAGTVTQVL